The sequence below is a genomic window from Zygosaccharomyces rouxii strain CBS732 chromosome D complete sequence.
TAAGCTTTTCTTGGTAATTGGACGATCTTGTGGGTGCGATAACACTTTTTTAGCTGCATTTTGAGCCTGTTGAGGTCTATTATGCGtcaatgatgaagaaggtgaattaCTGTGTGGTTTGTGAAGTAAATTAGGCGTTGACCTATTAGGTTTGAGATCAATATTCCTCGTAGGAGATCTAGATTTCCTCTGTGTCCTCACGGGGGCATTGACACCGGCATTTTTACCAGTTTCAACCCCATTTCTCTCTGGTGATCCACTCAACGATGACGAACCTGTAGGTTTTGTTGCCGGTAAGTTACTAGTAGAGCCTATGGAAAGGTTCGTAATACGATTATCAAGTcttctcatctcatcatcGGTCTCTTCGGTCTCTTCGGCATTATCGGCGTCCTCGTCATCGTCACCGTATAATTCATCCGGATCAAAATCTAgggaattggaagaatgTAAAtctgaatttttatcactGTCACTAGTAAGATGCGCAAAcattttatcatcatcatcaaacCCTTTGAAATGTCCCATAGAATCTACAATgtcctcatcatcttcctctaTTAAATTATCTTCAGATTCATAATCATCTTGGTAAGACTTTGGTAAATTGCTCTTCTTGCCTAAAGGTTTGGATGGTGCAAAATTAACTCTATGGCTACTATTACTGTTACCACTAGCACCGCTATTCTTGGGATAACTATTGGGAATGTGATAACCTTTCCTTGCTTGTGCTTTAGGATCACGTAAAGTTGTAGCCATCTTAGTTGGAAAACCTTGAGATGAAATGGGGTATGAAATTGGTTTCCTGATAAATGACGAATGTCCATTATGTGAATGTGAATCTGGTCTTCTCGAGCTTTTAACGTTCGGTATATTGACATAAGGTTTAGTAGCTGGCTTATTCGATGATTCCTCCTCACAAATTTTCCTCAGCCTTTCCAAATGTCCTAAACTCTTGTGATAGAGTTCTCGTACACCCGTATTCAAACTTGCTTCCTCTCTGGAATAAGTCTGGGTATTTGGATATTCACGTTCAAGCATAGTAATTTGGTACATTACATCCGTGTTAAGGGCTTTCCAGCCTTGTAATGCAGCATTATATTCCTTCTGTTCCTCCAGTTTCAAATAGTAGATACTTTGATTAGCTATTCTACCATAAAGTTCGGTTAGATCAGTGAGAGGTTGTTGAGGTTTCTTCCGTAGCTTGGAAAACCTGGAAAGTAAGTAATAACTGCTTGTAGCATCCATTTTCAAACGTCCTCGTTAATCCAGTACCAACAAGACTAGATCAAGTCTCTTGTTGGTCTTGTTTTCTTTCGGATCTTGAAGATGTTACTTGAAAGTTCAAGTTAGGTAAAGTAAATACTTAATTTAGCCTAATCGCAAGCTATAACCTATGGAGAAGTTTCAGCCCTAAATACGAAGcaaaagttgaaaaaaaaccGTTTCTTAAAAGCAAATCTACGTTTTCTTAAGAATTAATGCTTAATGCTCTGTAAGATTATACTTTGGGGTAAACTTCTACATAAAGAATGTAATTGACCATAGTAACACGGTAACAATTAAAAAGATTTTAGCGACCCACCAAACGTGTTGAACCATGAAGGGGCATAgtttgaaatgaaattccCAATCGCCTTGATCACGATCGAAATGACCCGTTAACAAACCCGTATTGCCGTCAAATTCACCCATCATGGCTCTTACCGTAATTTCTTGAACTGCCAAATCAGATTTCGCCTCCTTAGAGGCAGTCCATGTATCGTCGTCGAAATTCTTATTGTAGATGGTTTTACAACCTTCGTGATCATGGCCCGTTAGGATAATACCTGGTTTTTTGTTGTGAAACACAAGGTTCAGCACTTCATTAGTCACTTTTTCACTTAAATGATTTTGAGATCTTAACAACTTGGATTTATAGGGCTCTGAAGCGTGGTCCTCTGGGTAATACTCGAAATTGGGACCATCGCTACATAGTCCTTCCTCCTTATAGAAAGGTACATGGGTCAATAAAATGGTATTaccttcaaaatttctttcagcTAACTGTGTTAAGAATTCCCAAGTGACATCTAAAAACTCCGGTTGTAACGCAGGACCTTCCAATAGCAATGAATTGAGTACCACTATACGCCATGGGTGATCGGTATCCCTATCGTATTCGATCCAGTAGTTGTCCTTACCGAATACTTGATTGTATCTTGCCAAGTGTTGATAAGTGGTATCACCAGAATACCCGATGTCATGATTACCGGTAacgttgatgaaaagataATCCTCCTTTTCAGGATCCCAGGAATGTACATCACTGTATCCAAATTCCAAATTCCAAGGTTTTTCCTCTTCGCACTTACGATTTAAAGATTGGCCCCATGTCATCCAATCTATCTTGTAGAGCCCATTATCATCGTGCTCTAGTTCTTTTAAATCCTTTAACCACGTTGTATCTCTGTGGAATAACCTTGTCAAATATCTAGAGCTCCTATTGTAGAATTCTGAATCACTAATCCACTGTGATGAGAAAAGATCTCCAAGTACCGCTACATGAGATGGTCTTAACCTCTGTTCCATGACTGAAACTATATGACCGAGATAATGATCATTACCATAGATGTCTAATCTCGTATTATAATCCGTGCTAGGCCAAATTCCCTTGATTTGAG
It includes:
- the TED1 gene encoding Ted1p (similar to uniprot|P40533 Saccharomyces cerevisiae YIL039W Hypothetical ORF), with the protein product MIDYRYILNKKFFKWCSILSTIITLSTTFYIYTYPSAYPARCSWYNAAQDGNDVDVNGLDHMSRALYYTKRYLKDVYKHNVLGVVPSKGDEDGGPQDIHMIAFGDPQIKGIWPSTDYNTRLDIYGNDHYLGHIVSVMEQRLRPSHVAVLGDLFSSQWISDSEFYNRSSRYLTRLFHRDTTWLKDLKELEHDDNGLYKIDWMTWGQSLNRKCEEEKPWNLEFGYSDVHSWDPEKEDYLFINVTGNHDIGYSGDTTYQHLARYNQVFGKDNYWIEYDRDTDHPWRIVVLNSLLLEGPALQPEFLDVTWEFLTQLAERNFEGNTILLTHVPFYKEEGLCSDGPNFEYYPEDHASEPYKSKLLRSQNHLSEKVTNEVLNLVFHNKKPGIILTGHDHEGCKTIYNKNFDDDTWTASKEAKSDLAVQEITVRAMMGEFDGNTGLLTGHFDRDQGDWEFHFKLCPFMVQHVWWVAKIFLIVTVLLWSITFFM